The sequence ATACGGAGTAGCAAGAGGTTTACTTGCAAACGAAGCGGGCTGCGGAAGTGCGCCTATGGCTCACTCTACAGCAAAGGCAAAACATCCCTGCGAGCAAGGACTATACGGAATATCCGAAGTATTTATCGTTTCCTATATAGTATGTACTTTTACAGCACTTGTTATATTAGTAACAGGTGTTTGGAAAACCGGCGAAGACGGGGTAACTTTAGTTGTCCATGCATTTTCTAAAAATTTGGGGTTTGTGGGTGAAGCTATAGTAGCCATAACCATTGCATCATTTGCTGTTAAAACAATTTTCGGAGGAAGCTGGTACGGGCAGACAGGTATGGCATATGTGGCAGGTACAAAAGGCATTCTGCCATACAAAATTGTAAGCTTAATATTGTGCTTTATAGGCTCACTGTTAGGGTCTGATTTCTTATTTGCACTAACCGATACTGCAAACGGTTTCGCCGTTTTAGTAAATTTGGTTTCCGTGCTCTTGTTAATAAAGGTAGTACGTGCACAAACCAAGGAATATTTTAGTCGCGAAGATGCAAAAATAGTATAGATATTAAATAACAGATAATTGAATAGAACAGTGAGGTGGAAAATTTCCACCTCCTGCCTATCGTCTTATTTCATATGACAACTATCCTGACACATAGGGTAAATATAATTTATATTAATCATCTATGAAGGAGGCATATTATGCAAGAAAGTACTTGGATTGAAAGCAGAGGATATAAAATATTAAGCATTTTAGAATATGATAAAGATGAAAATAAAGGAAAAAATTTGGTAGTTTTAATTCACGGATTTGTCGGCACAAAAATAGAACCTCATAGGATGTACAAAAAACTTTCGGAAAGATTATCAAAAATAGGATACTCCGTCGTAAGATTCGATTTTGTAGGTTCAGGGGATAGTGAAGGCGATTTCAAAAATATGACCATAAGCGGAGAAATAGAAGACGGAATAAACGTTATAGAATATTATAAAAAAGAATTCAATACAGAAAAACTATATATCTTAGGATTCAGCATGGGCGGCTGTGTAGCTTCAATATTGGCATCTAAAGTTAATAGTGACGGGCTTGTATTATGGTCCCCGGTGTCTAATCCCTTTTGGAACTTCTATAATCTACTTAGCCACGACGAATTTCTCAAAGGAATTAAGGGTAATGATATAGACTATTTAGGAGATGTGGTAGGCAAAGACTTCTTCAACGAATTATTGTATATTAATCCTTTGGAATATGCCAAAAACTATAAGAATCCGGTTTTGATAATTCAAGGAAGCGGAGATTGCGACGTATTGCCGATAAATTCATACTGCTATAATATGGTATTTCCCAACAGTTCAGTGCATATAATTGAAAATGCGGACCACTGCTATTCTTCTTCAGCCTTCGAAAAGGAATTGTTAAATTATTCTGTGGACTATTTTCTCAAAAATAAAGATAAACAAAAATGTATAGAAGCATATAATTAAAGTTATCAAAGTTACGGAGCCGGTCAGAAAACCGGCTCCGTTAACTACATATATTTCAAAATCAATCTATAATTTGAATCTGACACATCTTCATTGCATTTAAAGCATTTTGATGGCTTTCCGGAGTCACTCCCGCACAACATTTTGCATCTACCGATATTTTTACTTCCGGCAGAAATGTCTTTATTGTTAATGCATTGGAAATCACACAAATATCGGTACAAAGTCCTATTAATTCTATTTCTTCTATTGACTCATTTCCATCCATTTTTACCAACTGCTGAGCCAGTTCTTTTGAACCAAATGTATTTTTGTTGTATATGGTACTTTTCGTATCTTCCATTAATTGTTTAATATCTTTTTGCAGCTCCCATCCGTATGTGCCTTCTATACAATGCTCTACGGACAAATATTTACCTTCCTGAGTGGATAAATAATCTTTTTTATGAGTATCTCTGGTGTATATAATATTGCCCTCGAAATCCTTTATCTTTTGAATTACATCCGGAAGAATACCCATTGCCTCTTTCGTTCCCAATGCTCCATCTATAAAATCATTTTGCATATCAACTACAATCAATACCTTATTCATCTAATTTCCTCCCTATTTCTATACATTCCTTGATCTTGATCCTCATAGAGCTTTATTGCTTTTTTCCTCACAGTTTATATAATCATTCTTGAATTTTTTTACAGATATGACATTATGCTTATTCATATACATAGTACCATAAAAACCAGTATTGTTCCAATATTTAGAATTTATTTTTTAAAGCTATAAAAAGCACCTTATTTCGAAATTATACCGTTGAGGATCTCAATTTTTTTATTATAAGAATTGAAATGGGAAGACCGAATGTGACTGATAACTATAAACCCCGAATCCTTCAGCTTCAATAAAGCACCGTCGATCCCTTCAACAATGTCAGAATCCAAATCCGCAAAGGGTTCATCGAGAACAATCAAATCGGGATCTTTTACAATTGCTCTTGCAACCCCTATTCTTCTTTTCTCCCCTCCGGAAATATTTGTTCCGTTTTCCGTAATAACAGTATTCAATCCGGCAGGCAATTCGGAAATAAACTTGTTAAGGCCCGACAATTCAATTGCCTTATTGAGCTTCTCCTGTTCACACTTAGAAAACATTGTAATATTATTTAAAACCGTATCCTCAAACAGGAAGATATCCTGAGGGACATATTGAATCCTGCCGTAATAATCATCTGTTTGAATACCCGAAATGGAATCTCCGTTAATCAATATTTCCCCTGAATCGGGAGAAATATATCCGATTAAGAGCTTGACTATTGTTGATTTTCCCGACCCGGAAAGCCCATAGATAAAATAGCTCAAGGAGGTATTGAAAGTATAGGTAAAATTTTTGATTATCTCCTTGCCTCCGGCATCATATTGAACATTTTTAAATTCAATGCTTTTTACCCTGTCCCTAAGTTTTTTCTTTTCAGTAACATCATTTTTTACTCCGAATTTTGCGATTATTCTCTTTAGAATCGAATACCCTCCCTTTAATCTCGGAATTGAAACTGTTACCATTACCGTAGGGGATATGATTTTGTCGGAGGAGTTCGAAATTATGATAATCGTTCCTATTGTAATCAAACCGATCTTATACATATAAAGTGACATGACAAGGAGTACTGAAAAGCTCAAAATGTATATGAGCTGATGTATAGCTGATATGTATGTTAGGAATTTGTCTATTTCATAGCCCTTATCCTGAACGTTTTTATTGACGGTTTCGAAGTCGGATTTAACCCTTGAAAATAAGTTGTTATTTTTGATGATCGTATAACCTGAAAGTATTTCTTTGACGTAAGAGGTATATTGGCCAAATATCTCGCTTTTTTCACCATATTTCTCTTGAAGGAATGATGCTGTTTTTATTATATAAACGGAAATTCCGACGGATATAAACAAAATCGCAATCAAAAATCTATAATCAATCTTCATAAGAATTACAATCCCCAATACAAAATTTGAAATATGATAAATCATATCAAGAAGATTTCCGCAAAAATCTGATTCTACGGCAGCCATATCGTTTGTAAAATTGGATAAAAACTTTCCTATACCGGCTTCTTTTAAGCTGAAGGAATCGGATTCTAAGATCATATTCAGATAACCGGACTTTAAGAATTTCATTGTATTTTTCTTCACATTCAGCTTGAAGTAATCAGCAGCCATGGAAATTATCAGCAACATAATCTCCAACAGGAGAAAATTTCTAACCGTCTTGAGTACCCTTGAGCTTCTGCTAATCAAAAAATCAACGGAATCCCCCATGAAAAGTAATGCTTTGTATTTAACTATATTGAGGATTAAAATAAAAATAATATAAATGACAAGGAATAAAATTATCCTTTTCTTATTTTTCATCTCTATTCCTCCAATATGAAGCCGAATCCATAAGCCGTATTTTCCCATCAACAATTTGAATTACATAATCATATTTAATGTGAATATCCTTTATAAGTTTATGGGTTGCATTTATTACGGTAAAATCTCCCGACAGAATAATATCCTCTATTCTTCTTGAGTTCTCCTCATCAAGGCCTTTTGTCATTTCATCAAGGAGAATCAATTTCGGTTCTTTTATCAATTCTCTTGCCAGTGAGACCTTCTCTTTTTCTCCTCCTGATAAGGTTAAATACGGATTATTGTCCGAAGTGATTTTTTCTATACCCATCAATCGGATGATTTTCTGATACAGCTCCTCACTTTCGGCTTTATAGAGCTTAATATTATTTTCAACGGTATCGTTGAATAAAAATACATCTTGGGTGAGAAAGGATACGTTTTCAAAATATTTTTTGAGGCTTATTTTCCTTATATCACAGCCGTCATACTTGATTTCACCTGAAAAAGATTTATTCATACCGGATATGCACTTTAAAAATGTGGATTTCCCCGAACCGCTTTTCCCCAGAAGAAGGTATTTCTTTCCCCTTTCAATTTCAAAATCGGAGGACTGTAATATTTTTCTGCTGTCGTAAGCAAATGAAAAATCCTTGATTTCAATTTCCTTCTCAAATCTGAAATCCCTTCCGATATCATAATCATCTGCTGTTTTTTCTGAAATATATCCGTCTAAAATGTCATATGCAGCCTTCATTCTGTTGTATGAAAAACCTATTTCGGAAATTGACGAAAACATTGAAATTGAAAAGGGTAAAACTATAGACAAAAGTTTTGAACTGATTTCTAAGTCAAAATACATTATCCCAATATAGAATATAATAATCGGAGTGACAATACTGAAAAACTCTTTGCCAATCCTTAGGATAGAATAGAGAAATTGTTGATTAAACTTGACTTTCTCATTAAGTTCCACATTCCAATTAATCCTGTCAGCATAAGCTTTCTCAACAAGATTCATCTTCAATTCCTGAAGTCCGCCTAAAAAATCGGAGAAGATTTTCATAAGCTTTGAGTTTGTCTTATTTACTCCTAACTGTAATTCTTTTGTATATTTTCTTAAGAAGAAGGTAAAGACTAAAAAAAGCATACTCGCTGAGAACAAACCCAATGCGATTTTTCTGTTATTTATAAAAATTATTCCGAATGAAAAGATGTAAACAAGAATTGCTGAAATGTTTTCAAGCAGCACGGGAAAAAAATTGCTTTCAAATTGAGAAATGTCGTTAGTAAGCCTTGACAGGTATTCGGAAGTTAGATGTTCGAAATATTCTTTATAACTCTTATGTAAAACGCTTTCAAAAATTTTCTTTCGAATTTCACTTAACGCATCACGAATGAAACCGATCCTGAAAATCCTTGAAATAAGATAAAGTATCGGATTCAAAATACTTATTGTGATTAAAATAAAAAGAACCGCCTTCAAGCTCAATTGTGAAGCAGGCGAAACAGCATAAAGTACGACGGTAAAGATCAACTGCAAAAGAATCGTAGTTACTGCGGAAAAAACAATTCCGATAAAAAATTTGATAATTCCTTTCTTGTCGCCGAATAGAATATCTCTCATATATCCATGTTCTCCCCCTTTGATTTAAACTCAAATCTGACAAGCTTAATTTTCTATCAGCATCTTCGAATACCTGTCCTCGAACTCTTCAATCAAATTATATACTAAGTTAACATCATATTCCAAGTAATATTAAATAAATTTTTTATGTTAAACCGCCTTTAATAAATTAAGAAGGCCTTTTTTGAAACCCACGTTGTGGGAAATACATTTAAGAAAATTATGATTTTCCTATGAGTTATAAAAAAAGGCCAGGAATTAATCCTGACCAATTTTTCTCGTCTTTCGGCTATATAACTTATTTCTTATATTAAAATTTTATATTCTACTTCACTCTTGTCTTTTCTGATTTCGGATCTGTTATAATCTCATAGGTTCCCATAGACGATACAGAAATAATGACAGCATTTATTATTGTCAGAACAACTCCTTGAATCCCCTGTCCCGTTCTTGCAAATACAAAGGCAAGTACAAGGGCAATCAAGAAAGTATAAAGTCTTACAAAAGCATCTCCAAATTTATTTTTGATTATTGATTTTGAGAACTGAACTATTAAAGTTACCGCCGCTACTAGACCGGCAAAGGTCCCCAAAGTCTCTAAAGTCATAAAATCATTATACATATTTATTTCCCTCCTGCAATCTAAAACATAGGCTCTTAATCAGCACTCATTTTATGATACTACTATAGCATCATAGCCTTTACTTCTTAACTCTGCTGCTAAATTATCCGCATTTTCTCTTATGTTAAATGCCCCCACCTGTACTTTATATAATCCTCCCACATAAACTACTATAGCATCGTATCCTTTTTCCTGAAGCTCAGCGGCAAGATTATCTGCATTTGATTTTATTGCAAAAGCCCCTACCTGCACTTTATAAAGAGTCGTTCCTCTGTAGGGTATCCCCAAATTTTTCAGTATACCCTTTGCTATGGCTAATGCCAATTCATCCTGTCTGTTTTTTAATATATTGGCATCCTGGGCGTTTGTTATAAACGCTGTTTCTATCAGAGTCGCCGGCATATTTGTCAGCCTTAGAACCGCAAAATTGGCTGTTTTCATCCCTCTGTCCACAGTATATACCCCTTCTGAAATTATACTGTCGTGTACATCTTTCGATAATTTTCCCCCTGAAGTACTTCCAGGATAGCTGTAAGTTTCCATTCCCTTAGCCGAAGAATCCGTAAAAGCATTGCAGTGAACAGAGACAAATACATTTGCTCCAAAGTTGTTTGCCAGCGAAGCTCTATCCTCTAATTCCACGAATATATCTGTAGTCCTTGAATAACCTACATTTATATCATGATTCTTTAATATATCCCCTATTTTTAACGTCACCGGCAGTGTTATATTTTTTTCTTGTATTCCGTTTCCTCCGGCTCCAGGATCTCTGCCTCCATGACCTGCATCCAAAAATACTTTTGCCATAATAAATCCCCCTTGTACAATATAGTTATAATCAAATTACAGTTTTCCACTGTAATAATTATCAATTTCTTAAATAATAATATAGTCTTCTTTTCTAATCATTAAATACATTTCTTTGGCTTCTCACCCTAGCCATAAAGCCAGTTTAATTTGGCCTGAACCATGAACAATATTGTATAATTAATTTATGGATTTGGAGGTTGA is a genomic window of Acidilutibacter cellobiosedens containing:
- a CDS encoding alpha/beta hydrolase family protein, whose product is MQESTWIESRGYKILSILEYDKDENKGKNLVVLIHGFVGTKIEPHRMYKKLSERLSKIGYSVVRFDFVGSGDSEGDFKNMTISGEIEDGINVIEYYKKEFNTEKLYILGFSMGGCVASILASKVNSDGLVLWSPVSNPFWNFYNLLSHDEFLKGIKGNDIDYLGDVVGKDFFNELLYINPLEYAKNYKNPVLIIQGSGDCDVLPINSYCYNMVFPNSSVHIIENADHCYSSSAFEKELLNYSVDYFLKNKDKQKCIEAYN
- a CDS encoding ATP-binding cassette domain-containing protein, producing the protein MRDILFGDKKGIIKFFIGIVFSAVTTILLQLIFTVVLYAVSPASQLSLKAVLFILITISILNPILYLISRIFRIGFIRDALSEIRKKIFESVLHKSYKEYFEHLTSEYLSRLTNDISQFESNFFPVLLENISAILVYIFSFGIIFINNRKIALGLFSASMLFLVFTFFLRKYTKELQLGVNKTNSKLMKIFSDFLGGLQELKMNLVEKAYADRINWNVELNEKVKFNQQFLYSILRIGKEFFSIVTPIIIFYIGIMYFDLEISSKLLSIVLPFSISMFSSISEIGFSYNRMKAAYDILDGYISEKTADDYDIGRDFRFEKEIEIKDFSFAYDSRKILQSSDFEIERGKKYLLLGKSGSGKSTFLKCISGMNKSFSGEIKYDGCDIRKISLKKYFENVSFLTQDVFLFNDTVENNIKLYKAESEELYQKIIRLMGIEKITSDNNPYLTLSGGEKEKVSLARELIKEPKLILLDEMTKGLDEENSRRIEDIILSGDFTVINATHKLIKDIHIKYDYVIQIVDGKIRLMDSASYWRNRDEK
- a CDS encoding N-acetylmuramoyl-L-alanine amidase; translated protein: MAKVFLDAGHGGRDPGAGGNGIQEKNITLPVTLKIGDILKNHDINVGYSRTTDIFVELEDRASLANNFGANVFVSVHCNAFTDSSAKGMETYSYPGSTSGGKLSKDVHDSIISEGVYTVDRGMKTANFAVLRLTNMPATLIETAFITNAQDANILKNRQDELALAIAKGILKNLGIPYRGTTLYKVQVGAFAIKSNADNLAAELQEKGYDAIVVYVGGLYKVQVGAFNIRENADNLAAELRSKGYDAIVVS
- a CDS encoding cysteine hydrolase family protein is translated as MNKVLIVVDMQNDFIDGALGTKEAMGILPDVIQKIKDFEGNIIYTRDTHKKDYLSTQEGKYLSVEHCIEGTYGWELQKDIKQLMEDTKSTIYNKNTFGSKELAQQLVKMDGNESIEEIELIGLCTDICVISNALTIKTFLPEVKISVDAKCCAGVTPESHQNALNAMKMCQIQIID
- a CDS encoding ATP-binding cassette domain-containing protein; this translates as MKNKKRIILFLVIYIIFILILNIVKYKALLFMGDSVDFLISRSSRVLKTVRNFLLLEIMLLIISMAADYFKLNVKKNTMKFLKSGYLNMILESDSFSLKEAGIGKFLSNFTNDMAAVESDFCGNLLDMIYHISNFVLGIVILMKIDYRFLIAILFISVGISVYIIKTASFLQEKYGEKSEIFGQYTSYVKEILSGYTIIKNNNLFSRVKSDFETVNKNVQDKGYEIDKFLTYISAIHQLIYILSFSVLLVMSLYMYKIGLITIGTIIIISNSSDKIISPTVMVTVSIPRLKGGYSILKRIIAKFGVKNDVTEKKKLRDRVKSIEFKNVQYDAGGKEIIKNFTYTFNTSLSYFIYGLSGSGKSTIVKLLIGYISPDSGEILINGDSISGIQTDDYYGRIQYVPQDIFLFEDTVLNNITMFSKCEQEKLNKAIELSGLNKFISELPAGLNTVITENGTNISGGEKRRIGVARAIVKDPDLIVLDEPFADLDSDIVEGIDGALLKLKDSGFIVISHIRSSHFNSYNKKIEILNGIISK